Proteins from a genomic interval of Candidatus Hydrogenedentota bacterium:
- a CDS encoding Gfo/Idh/MocA family oxidoreductase, whose protein sequence is MPARVRYAIVGTGGRHEMYRDALLGEYADGGELAALCDSNLGRARLGAARAAALCGVAPPVFPADDFDRMIAVTRPDTVIVTSMDRTHDHYTCRAMELGCDVISEKPMATDAEKCRRILDTQRRTGRSLRVTFNYRYSPPRAQVKDLLLSGVIGEVLSADFHWMLDIRHGADYFRRWHRRKENSGGLLVHKATHHFDLMNWWLGTVPEQVFAGGARRFYLPETALQYGLDNRAERCHGCPEAGRCPFHLDLAANGSLRALYLDQESHDGYHRDRCVFSADMDIEDSMALVVDYRNGARMSYSLNAFMPWEGYHVVFNGTKGRLEHKCEETVCINADGSVPGALKAEGTWLRVYPHFAPAYEAPVWEAEGGHGGGDELLLRDLFRPEAGPDRYGRRADHRGGAWSILTGIAANLSISQGRRVGVGELAPDLEPPDYPACPE, encoded by the coding sequence ATGCCTGCGCGGGTGCGCTATGCGATTGTCGGAACGGGCGGACGCCATGAAATGTACCGCGACGCCCTGCTGGGGGAGTACGCGGACGGCGGGGAACTGGCGGCCCTGTGCGACAGCAATTTGGGCCGGGCCCGGCTGGGCGCGGCGCGGGCGGCGGCCCTTTGCGGTGTGGCGCCTCCGGTTTTCCCTGCGGATGATTTCGACAGGATGATTGCCGTGACCCGTCCGGACACGGTGATTGTCACCTCGATGGATCGCACCCACGATCACTACACCTGCCGGGCCATGGAACTGGGCTGCGACGTGATCTCGGAAAAGCCCATGGCCACGGACGCGGAGAAGTGCCGCCGCATCCTCGACACACAGCGGCGCACGGGTCGCTCCCTCCGGGTGACGTTCAATTACCGGTATTCCCCGCCGCGCGCGCAGGTGAAGGACCTGCTGTTGTCCGGGGTGATTGGGGAGGTGCTGTCGGCGGACTTTCACTGGATGCTGGACATCCGCCACGGCGCGGACTATTTCCGCCGCTGGCACCGGCGAAAGGAGAACTCCGGCGGGCTGCTGGTGCACAAGGCCACGCACCATTTCGACCTGATGAACTGGTGGCTGGGCACGGTGCCGGAGCAGGTTTTCGCCGGCGGCGCGCGCCGCTTTTACCTGCCGGAGACGGCCCTGCAATACGGGCTGGACAACCGCGCGGAGCGCTGCCATGGCTGCCCCGAGGCCGGGCGCTGCCCCTTCCATCTGGACCTCGCGGCGAATGGCTCCCTCCGCGCCCTGTATCTGGACCAGGAGTCCCATGACGGTTACCACCGGGACCGGTGCGTGTTCAGTGCCGACATGGACATCGAGGACAGCATGGCGCTGGTGGTGGACTACCGAAACGGCGCGCGGATGAGCTACTCCCTGAACGCCTTCATGCCGTGGGAGGGCTACCATGTGGTTTTTAACGGGACCAAAGGCCGGCTGGAGCACAAATGCGAGGAGACGGTGTGCATCAATGCCGATGGGAGCGTGCCCGGTGCGTTAAAGGCCGAGGGCACCTGGCTCAGGGTATATCCGCATTTTGCCCCGGCCTATGAGGCGCCCGTGTGGGAGGCGGAGGGCGGCCATGGCGGGGGAGACGAACTGCTCCTGCGCGACCTGTTCAGGCCCGAAGCCGGGCCGGACCGTTACGGCCGCCGCGCCGACCATAGAGGCGGCGCCTGGTCCATCCTGACAGGCATTGCGGCCAATCTGTCCATCAGCCAGGGGCGGCGCGTGGGAGTGGGGGAGTTGGCGCCGGACTTGGAACCGCCGGATTACCCTGCATGCCCGGAATGA
- a CDS encoding class II fructose-bisphosphate aldolase, with amino-acid sequence MLRAWKARTAIPGFNIPYLPMMAPVARALRDTRCFGLVMAARLEWVKFAAGSPEAVFNEYQKVKDERFTRLHLDHVPVIDEDSLLVDYGAELGGAVALGYDSVMVDGSRLNLEENIAATRRIVELAHARGVAVEAELGAVMGHESGPMPPYEELFASGRGFTDPEEARRFVAETGVDWLSVAVGSVHGAIGAARREKKIEARLSIERLDAIREAVNIPLVLHGGTGIRKDCVLESVRHGIAKINVATAIRQPYEALMDTDPEGALEAVHAATVSVIRDDLELENSADIINPGGNA; translated from the coding sequence ATGCTGCGCGCCTGGAAGGCGCGGACCGCAATACCCGGATTCAACATCCCTTACCTCCCCATGATGGCGCCCGTGGCGCGCGCCCTGCGCGACACGCGCTGTTTCGGGCTGGTCATGGCGGCCCGGCTGGAGTGGGTGAAGTTCGCGGCGGGCAGCCCGGAGGCGGTCTTCAACGAATACCAAAAAGTGAAGGACGAACGGTTCACGCGCCTGCACCTCGACCATGTCCCGGTGATTGACGAGGACAGCCTGCTGGTGGACTACGGGGCGGAGCTGGGCGGCGCCGTCGCGCTGGGCTATGACTCGGTGATGGTGGACGGCTCGCGCCTGAACCTGGAGGAGAACATCGCGGCGACACGCCGCATTGTGGAATTGGCCCACGCGCGCGGCGTGGCGGTGGAGGCCGAGCTGGGCGCGGTGATGGGCCACGAATCCGGCCCGATGCCGCCCTACGAGGAGCTCTTCGCCTCGGGCCGGGGCTTCACCGACCCGGAGGAGGCGCGGCGTTTCGTGGCGGAGACGGGGGTGGACTGGCTCTCCGTGGCCGTGGGCAGCGTCCACGGCGCCATCGGCGCGGCGCGGCGCGAGAAGAAAATCGAGGCGCGCCTGAGCATCGAACGGCTGGACGCCATCCGGGAGGCCGTGAACATCCCCCTGGTGCTGCACGGCGGCACGGGCATCCGCAAGGACTGTGTTTTGGAGTCGGTGCGGCACGGCATCGCGAAGATCAACGTGGCCACGGCCATCCGGCAGCCCTACGAGGCGCTGATGGACACGGACCCGGAGGGGGCGCTGGAGGCGGTCCACGCGGCCACCGTTTCGGTCATCCGGGACGACCTGGAACTGGAGAATTCGGCGGACATCATCAACCCTGGCGGAAACGCCTGA
- the alaS gene encoding alanine--tRNA ligase, with translation MKSDDIRVSYLEFFRQRGHVVERSDRLIPGNDPTLLFTSAGMVQFKPYYTGEVPVPYRRATTSQKCLRAGGKANDLDEVGKTSRHLTFFEMLGNFSFGDYFKREAIEWAWEFTTQVIKFPAEAVWVSVYTDDDEAAEIWLKEIGISPSRLVRLGAKDNFWGPAGDTGACGPCSELLYDRGAHIDPNATPENDPKERFLEFWNLVFPQFDQQLDGSRPPLKNRGIDTGMGLERLAALLQNKETVFDTDGIFPIIESAQALASVPYAKNPVPYRVIADHIRSLSFMIADGILPSNEGRGYVLRRLLRRAARFGRELGLERPFLHEVSATVVERMGHHYPELVEGRGQIARIIRLEEERFAGTLARGMEILQGVFEKMEQNSETVTSGEELFKLHDTYGFPLDLATDMAEDRGYTVDKAAFASAMARQKEKARSAWAGSGQQAVAPVYRTLHEELGNTEFTGYTSLHETAAVLAIVRDGAAVESLAEGETGDVVLDRTPFYAESGGQVADTGTLECAEATAQVLGVKCLTGKMVLHTVKMLSGALAKGARVEARVDESRRRRTENHHTATHLLQAALRQVLGEHVHQAGSYVGPDRLRFDFTHFEGIPADRLQDIEALVNDYIRRAEPVDIAQKPIEEARADGAMALFGEKYDDIVRTVRVGGVSLELCGGCHVPQTGVIGCFKILSETALAAGVRRIEAVCGGPAIETIQERDRQLMAAAHLLSARPDALGERIRALQDEIRRLGRELDKWKQAAATGSGADHMGKVAEVGGVKVLALQLDGQDAKGLRAVLDQMKDKIGSGVVVLGSALEDKVALCVGVTKDLTDRVKAGDVVARVAPLVGGSGGGRPDMAQAGGKDVAALPGAIAKVPEIIGGLLG, from the coding sequence GTGAAAAGTGATGATATTCGCGTCTCGTATCTGGAGTTTTTCCGCCAGCGCGGCCATGTGGTTGAGCGCAGCGACCGGCTGATTCCTGGAAACGACCCGACCCTGCTGTTCACCAGCGCGGGCATGGTCCAGTTCAAGCCCTACTACACCGGCGAGGTGCCCGTGCCGTACCGCCGCGCCACGACTTCGCAGAAATGCCTGCGCGCCGGGGGCAAGGCGAACGACCTGGACGAGGTGGGAAAGACCTCGCGGCACCTCACCTTTTTCGAGATGCTGGGCAACTTCTCCTTCGGCGACTACTTCAAGCGCGAGGCCATCGAGTGGGCGTGGGAGTTCACCACCCAGGTCATCAAGTTCCCCGCCGAGGCCGTATGGGTCTCCGTCTACACGGACGACGACGAGGCGGCGGAAATCTGGCTGAAGGAAATCGGCATTTCCCCGTCGCGCCTGGTACGCCTCGGCGCCAAGGACAACTTCTGGGGGCCCGCCGGGGACACCGGCGCCTGCGGCCCCTGCTCGGAGCTGCTCTATGACCGGGGCGCGCACATTGACCCGAACGCCACGCCGGAAAACGATCCGAAGGAGCGTTTCCTGGAATTCTGGAACCTGGTCTTCCCGCAGTTCGACCAGCAGTTGGACGGGTCGCGCCCGCCCCTGAAGAACCGGGGCATTGACACGGGCATGGGCCTGGAACGCCTCGCCGCACTGTTGCAAAACAAGGAGACGGTTTTCGACACGGACGGCATTTTCCCGATCATCGAGTCCGCCCAGGCCCTGGCGAGCGTGCCCTACGCGAAGAACCCCGTGCCCTACCGGGTCATCGCGGACCACATCCGCTCCCTGAGCTTCATGATCGCCGACGGCATCCTGCCCTCAAACGAGGGACGGGGCTACGTGCTGCGCCGCCTGCTGCGCCGCGCCGCGCGTTTCGGGCGGGAACTGGGCCTCGAGCGCCCCTTCCTGCACGAGGTCAGCGCGACGGTGGTGGAACGCATGGGCCACCATTACCCCGAACTGGTCGAGGGGCGCGGGCAGATTGCGCGCATCATCCGCCTGGAGGAGGAGCGTTTTGCGGGCACCCTCGCGCGGGGCATGGAGATTCTCCAGGGCGTGTTTGAAAAGATGGAGCAAAACAGCGAAACCGTCACCTCCGGCGAGGAACTGTTCAAGCTGCACGACACCTACGGGTTCCCCCTGGACCTGGCCACGGACATGGCCGAGGACCGGGGCTACACGGTGGACAAGGCCGCCTTCGCGTCGGCCATGGCCCGGCAGAAGGAGAAGGCGCGCAGCGCCTGGGCGGGCAGCGGCCAGCAGGCCGTGGCGCCGGTTTACCGCACCCTGCACGAGGAACTGGGCAACACGGAGTTCACGGGCTACACCTCGCTCCACGAGACGGCGGCGGTGCTGGCCATCGTGCGCGACGGCGCGGCGGTGGAAAGCCTGGCCGAAGGCGAGACCGGCGACGTGGTGCTGGACCGCACCCCCTTCTACGCCGAGTCCGGCGGACAAGTGGCGGACACGGGCACGCTGGAATGCGCCGAGGCCACGGCCCAGGTGCTGGGCGTGAAATGCCTCACGGGCAAAATGGTCCTGCACACCGTCAAAATGCTTTCCGGCGCGCTGGCGAAGGGCGCCCGCGTCGAGGCGCGGGTGGACGAGTCCCGCCGCCGCCGCACGGAGAACCACCACACGGCCACGCACCTGCTCCAGGCCGCGCTCCGGCAGGTGCTCGGCGAGCATGTCCACCAGGCGGGCTCCTATGTCGGCCCGGACCGGCTGCGCTTCGACTTCACCCACTTCGAGGGCATCCCGGCGGACCGGCTCCAGGACATCGAGGCGCTGGTGAACGACTACATCCGCCGCGCCGAACCGGTGGACATCGCGCAGAAGCCCATCGAGGAGGCCCGCGCCGACGGCGCCATGGCGCTCTTCGGCGAGAAGTACGACGACATCGTCCGCACGGTCCGCGTCGGCGGGGTGAGCCTGGAACTCTGCGGCGGCTGCCATGTGCCCCAGACCGGCGTCATCGGCTGCTTCAAAATACTCAGCGAGACGGCGCTGGCGGCGGGTGTGCGGCGCATCGAGGCGGTCTGCGGCGGCCCGGCCATCGAGACCATCCAGGAGCGCGACCGCCAGTTGATGGCGGCGGCGCACCTGCTCAGCGCGCGGCCCGACGCCCTCGGGGAGCGCATCCGCGCCCTGCAGGACGAAATCCGCCGGCTGGGACGCGAACTGGACAAGTGGAAACAGGCGGCGGCCACGGGCTCCGGCGCGGACCACATGGGCAAAGTGGCCGAGGTGGGCGGCGTGAAAGTGCTGGCCCTCCAATTGGACGGGCAGGACGCCAAGGGCCTGCGCGCCGTGCTGGACCAGATGAAGGACAAGATCGGCTCCGGCGTGGTCGTCCTCGGCAGCGCGCTGGAGGACAAGGTCGCCCTCTGCGTCGGCGTGACCAAAGACCTGACGGACCGCGTCAAGGCGGGCGATGTGGTGGCGCGGGTCGCGCCGCTGGTCGGCGGCAGCGGCGGCGGGCGGCCCGACATGGCCCAGGCGGGCGGCAAGGATGTCGCGGCGCTGCCGGGCGCCATCGCAAAGGTCCCGGAAATCATCGGCGGACTGCTGGGATAG